The following DNA comes from Buttiauxella agrestis.
ATAGTCGCAATACTGAATTGCCAGCATCCAGGCACTGAATAGGAACCACAAAACAGGTGCAACGGTTTGGCCTATACCCGGAATGAAATACAGCACCAGCAGCACCAGCGCGCGTGGCAGATACCAGGCAAGTTTTTGCCATTCGCGCTTCATGATGCGCGGAATATCTTTCATGATGCCAGCCAGGCCAGTATCCGGCGGAGTCGCCCCAGTCAGGCGCGCTTCAAGTTGTTCAGCCAGCAATCCATTAAATGGGGCAGCAATCCAGTTGGCAATGGTTGAGAACAAATAACCAAACACCAGCAAGATAGAAATTACCGCCAGTGGCCAAATGAGATAGCTCAACCACTGTAGCCAGTCTGGCACGTAGGAAAGAAGAGTCGGAACCCAGACATCCAGGCGGGTAAACAGCCACCAGAATGCGCCACCCATCAACAATATATTGACGATCAGCGGCATGAGCACGAATCGCTTGATTCCAGGCTCACGCACCAGCTTCCAACCCTGTGAAAAATAATAAACGCCACTGCGTGGCACGGTTCCTGAAGGTGAAACCATAATCTTAACGAACTCCTTTTTCGGCTTTGCTTTAACGTGCAGAGCTATCATAACTGACTGCCAGGAGAAAAACTTATTAGGAAATGGTCGAAAAAACAGCAAAAAATCGATTTCGGTACATCTTTATGCTGAGAAAACCGTGTGCGCACTTGCACTTGAGCAGATGGGCAAATACTCTTAGTGAGTAAATGTTTGCCGCGGTGGCAAGGTGTTAGAACAACAGAGAATATAATGATGCAGGATTTGCGTCTGATATTAATCATTGTTGGCGCGATCGCCATAATAGCCTTACTGGTTCACGGTCTGTGGACGAGTCGTAAAGAGCGTTCATCCGTTTTTCGTGATCGTCCAATGAAGCGCATGAAGTCTAAGCGTGACGAACACGAGTCGGATGACGACGAGGCTGACGATGAGCAAGATGATGGAGTAGGTGAGGTGCGTGTGCGTCGGGTTAACCCTGCGCCGGAAACAGCGAGTCGCGAGACAG
Coding sequences within:
- the cysZ gene encoding sulfate transporter CysZ, coding for MVSPSGTVPRSGVYYFSQGWKLVREPGIKRFVLMPLIVNILLMGGAFWWLFTRLDVWVPTLLSYVPDWLQWLSYLIWPLAVISILLVFGYLFSTIANWIAAPFNGLLAEQLEARLTGATPPDTGLAGIMKDIPRIMKREWQKLAWYLPRALVLLVLYFIPGIGQTVAPVLWFLFSAWMLAIQYCDYPFDNHKVPFKEMRLSLREKKIINMQFGSLVSLFTLIPFLNLVIMPVAVCGATAMWVDCYRPKHAMWK